One Gloeobacter morelensis MG652769 DNA window includes the following coding sequences:
- a CDS encoding ABC transporter ATP-binding protein yields the protein MTQTASPNSQALPPIAAESLPPTTEGTMVGNGLALILRLARRRWVALAAAASFAVLAVIFELVPYLAVYRIAAEVFSAAPEPEAIVRFALLALGAVVLQFVCIGISNTVAHAAAFRLLREVRTELTEKMARLPLGFFDRHDSGELKKALVEDVGSLEGVLAHNIPDVASGILVPLAAGIALFWVDWRMALASLALLPVGIAAQMWAFRGMDGQYRLWHRTEAQANAGVLEYLRGIAVLKAFNRTASSLERVRSAIYGVRDVATAMTRRSMYSYSLFFIALSTNLLVVLPVGIALHLHGGLGLPQLCLFLVLGVGLTAPLTKLMFVFGSTSRTILGAGRIQGILDAPPLPQTPGPVQPTDFGVRFEDVHFSYDGNKSALREISFIAAAGQVTALVGPSGAGKSTVAKLIARFWDVDKGRIEVGGVDVRAFGLEELMGHIGFVFQEVFLFHDSVRENIRLGRGGASDAEVEAAAEAANAHTFIQALPDGYDTMLGDRGARLSGGEKQRLAIARAILKNAPILLLDEATAFADPENELAIQQALADLTRGKTVIVIAHRLASIADADHIVVLNSGTVEDQGPHGALLARCATYRKLWATQQQAAGWTLTTATGEDAHAG from the coding sequence ATGACCCAGACAGCTTCCCCAAATTCCCAGGCATTGCCGCCCATCGCTGCCGAAAGCCTTCCTCCTACCACCGAGGGGACCATGGTGGGCAACGGCCTGGCACTCATCCTCCGGCTGGCGCGCCGCCGATGGGTGGCCCTCGCTGCGGCGGCCAGCTTCGCGGTGCTCGCGGTCATCTTCGAACTGGTGCCGTATCTGGCGGTGTATCGGATTGCCGCCGAGGTCTTCTCCGCGGCGCCTGAGCCCGAAGCGATCGTCCGGTTCGCGCTGCTGGCTTTGGGGGCGGTGGTGCTGCAGTTTGTCTGCATCGGCATCTCCAACACCGTCGCGCACGCGGCGGCTTTTCGGCTGTTGCGGGAGGTGCGCACCGAACTGACCGAGAAGATGGCCCGACTGCCGCTGGGCTTTTTCGACCGGCACGACAGCGGTGAACTGAAAAAAGCCCTGGTCGAGGATGTCGGTTCGCTGGAGGGGGTGCTAGCCCACAACATCCCGGACGTTGCCTCGGGGATTCTGGTCCCCTTGGCGGCGGGGATCGCCCTATTCTGGGTCGACTGGCGCATGGCGCTCGCGTCGCTGGCGCTGCTGCCGGTGGGCATCGCCGCCCAGATGTGGGCCTTTCGGGGCATGGACGGGCAGTACCGTCTGTGGCACCGCACCGAGGCACAAGCCAACGCCGGGGTGCTCGAATATCTGCGCGGTATCGCCGTGCTCAAAGCCTTCAACCGCACCGCCAGTTCGCTGGAGCGGGTGCGCTCGGCCATCTACGGCGTGCGCGACGTGGCCACCGCGATGACCCGGCGCTCGATGTACTCGTATTCACTGTTCTTTATTGCCCTGAGCACCAACTTGCTGGTGGTGCTGCCGGTGGGTATCGCTCTGCACCTGCACGGGGGGTTGGGGTTGCCGCAACTGTGTCTGTTCCTGGTGCTGGGTGTGGGATTGACAGCACCGCTTACCAAGCTGATGTTCGTCTTCGGCAGCACCTCCCGCACGATTCTGGGCGCCGGGCGCATCCAGGGGATTCTCGACGCCCCGCCGCTGCCGCAGACGCCCGGGCCGGTCCAGCCGACGGATTTCGGCGTGCGCTTCGAGGATGTGCATTTCAGCTACGACGGCAACAAGAGTGCTTTGCGGGAAATAAGTTTCATTGCTGCGGCGGGTCAGGTGACGGCCCTGGTCGGCCCCTCCGGTGCAGGAAAAAGCACGGTGGCAAAGCTCATCGCCCGCTTCTGGGATGTGGACAAAGGCCGGATCGAGGTGGGTGGTGTGGATGTGCGGGCGTTTGGCCTGGAGGAGTTGATGGGCCACATCGGCTTTGTCTTCCAGGAGGTATTTCTCTTCCACGACAGCGTGCGCGAGAATATCCGCCTGGGGCGGGGCGGGGCGAGCGACGCCGAGGTGGAAGCGGCGGCCGAGGCGGCCAATGCCCACACTTTTATCCAGGCACTGCCGGACGGTTACGACACGATGCTGGGGGATCGCGGGGCGCGGCTTTCGGGTGGCGAGAAGCAGCGCCTCGCCATCGCCCGGGCGATTCTCAAGAATGCGCCGATTCTGTTGCTCGACGAGGCCACCGCCTTTGCGGATCCGGAGAACGAACTGGCGATCCAGCAGGCCCTAGCAGATCTCACCCGGGGCAAGACGGTGATCGTGATCGCCCATCGCCTCGCTTCGATCGCCGACGCCGACCACATCGTCGTCTTAAATAGCGGGACTGTCGAGGATCAAGGCCCCCACGGGGCGCTCTTAGCGCGCTGTGCCACTTACCGCAAGCTCTGGGCCACCCAGCAGCAGGCCGCAGGGTGGACGCTCACCACTGCGACAGGAGAAGATGCGCATGCTGGTTGA
- the fldA gene encoding flavodoxin FldA: protein MPAKIGLFFGTTTGKTGDAAEVIQQELGKTQVDLRDIGRASKADLSAYEYLIIGCPTWNIGDLQDDWDSFYPDLDEINFAGKKVAYFGTGDQRGYGDNFQDAMGILEEKISQRGGTTVGYWPADNYDFNASKAYKNGKFVGLALDDDNQPEQTERRIKQWAAQLKREFGI from the coding sequence ATGCCAGCCAAGATCGGTTTGTTTTTTGGCACCACCACCGGCAAGACCGGGGATGCCGCCGAGGTCATCCAGCAGGAATTGGGTAAAACCCAGGTGGATCTGCGCGACATCGGCCGGGCGTCCAAGGCGGACCTGAGCGCCTACGAGTACCTGATCATCGGTTGTCCCACCTGGAATATCGGCGATTTGCAGGACGACTGGGACTCGTTCTATCCGGATCTCGACGAGATCAATTTCGCCGGCAAGAAGGTGGCTTACTTCGGTACCGGCGACCAGCGCGGCTACGGCGACAACTTCCAGGACGCCATGGGCATCTTGGAAGAAAAGATCTCCCAGCGCGGCGGTACCACCGTCGGCTATTGGCCGGCGGACAATTACGATTTCAACGCCTCAAAAGCCTACAAAAACGGCAAGTTCGTCGGTCTTGCCCTTGACGACGACAACCAACCGGAACAGACCGAGCGGCGTATCAAGCAGTGGGCGGCGCAGTTGAAGCGCGAGTTCGGCATCTAG
- a CDS encoding TonB-dependent receptor domain-containing protein gives MQRLCFVNRYAVGLAGSALLWLARAAGAEPTPIARLGDLAHPLTHADALLAQSAIDFPPAAADAAVQITGVQLTSTDGGIEILLETNGKQPLRGQKAGEGNRLIVVDVPNARLQLPDGPFYRRADPAPGITAVTVAPSGTTGVRITVDIQGPSPLAELSQTERGLLLRLLSGLEEEVVVTAQKTPQKPQDVPISLTVLPRQQIEDADITSLRGIAQNTPNFTIFDPGGTRSFFFYSIRGLSNFNFASQDGAAFYIDDVPYDFGSFITQELTDLERVEVLRGPQNTLYGRSSQAGVVNIVTRKPANRYAFTGLAGYGSNHNLDLRASVNVPAAEDRLFVRLSGNYGRRDGFFSNTFLGTNLGGVAGGSGRGQLLWTPGPNWEVSFTANVDDYRDRGYAGLIRINPDPFRLEQNFDGFNQLNANTQALRIFYRDENLRVSSITARRFSRQESATDADFSTLDGATFTNVFSSTVWSQEIRLQSPESAKDFQWLFGAYYESREFQTAKDGFNFNSQAPLVFGEAGIAGASLLRSADTGAQTYAVFGQASYKLGPAWTLTAGLRYETNRSLLRAAEQVFAIPGLPATALTAFSNVEKNGDALLPRFTAEYRFAANAMIYGSLARGYKPPGVNIRPENTDNTAFEAEFSWNYEIGLKSAWFDDRLGVNLALFHNPVSNYQVNPLDAFGLPRGVANADVAITGGELEVRAKLIQGLDLTAGFGLADAWFADYTERATGQSFNGKRLPFAPALTYNVAVQYRGWGGVFARAELVGRGSTYFDEGNRFRQDPYALVNARLGYEFGDYGIYLYGNNLFDTRYTTLAADGPSGSILGALGSPATFGAQFKFKL, from the coding sequence GTGCAGCGTCTGTGCTTTGTGAACCGGTACGCCGTCGGGTTGGCGGGAAGCGCGTTGCTTTGGCTGGCCCGAGCGGCGGGGGCAGAGCCGACGCCCATTGCGCGCCTGGGCGATCTTGCCCATCCGCTGACCCATGCCGACGCTTTGCTGGCACAGAGCGCGATCGATTTTCCGCCGGCAGCAGCGGACGCGGCGGTACAGATTACCGGGGTTCAGCTCACTTCCACGGACGGGGGCATCGAGATTTTGCTGGAAACCAACGGCAAGCAACCGCTGCGGGGCCAAAAAGCCGGGGAGGGCAACCGCCTGATCGTCGTGGATGTCCCCAACGCCCGGTTGCAGCTGCCGGACGGGCCATTCTATCGCCGGGCCGACCCCGCGCCGGGCATCACCGCCGTCACCGTCGCTCCCTCCGGCACCACCGGCGTTCGGATCACCGTCGATATACAAGGACCGTCTCCGCTTGCCGAGCTGTCGCAGACGGAACGGGGTCTGCTTCTGCGCCTTTTGAGCGGGCTGGAGGAAGAAGTCGTCGTCACCGCCCAAAAAACCCCCCAAAAACCCCAGGATGTTCCTATCAGTCTCACGGTCCTCCCCAGACAGCAGATCGAGGACGCTGACATCACGTCATTGAGAGGCATCGCCCAGAATACCCCCAACTTCACCATCTTCGATCCTGGCGGCACGCGCAGCTTTTTCTTCTACAGCATCCGCGGGCTTTCCAATTTCAACTTTGCCTCCCAAGACGGCGCAGCGTTCTACATCGACGACGTCCCGTACGACTTCGGCAGCTTCATCACGCAGGAATTGACCGATCTGGAGCGGGTGGAGGTGCTGCGCGGTCCCCAAAACACGCTCTACGGCCGCAGTTCCCAGGCGGGTGTAGTCAACATCGTCACCCGCAAACCCGCCAATCGCTATGCATTCACGGGTCTTGCAGGATACGGCAGCAACCACAACCTCGACTTGCGCGCGAGCGTGAACGTCCCCGCCGCAGAAGACCGACTTTTTGTACGCCTTTCCGGCAACTACGGACGGCGCGACGGCTTTTTCTCCAACACGTTTTTGGGCACCAACCTCGGGGGCGTGGCGGGCGGGAGCGGCCGGGGGCAACTGCTGTGGACGCCCGGTCCTAATTGGGAGGTGAGTTTTACTGCCAATGTCGATGACTACCGCGACCGCGGCTACGCGGGTCTCATCCGCATCAATCCCGACCCGTTTCGCCTTGAGCAAAATTTTGACGGCTTCAACCAGCTCAACGCCAATACCCAGGCGCTGCGGATCTTCTATCGCGACGAAAATTTGCGCGTCAGCTCGATCACCGCCCGCCGCTTCTCCCGCCAGGAGTCCGCCACCGACGCGGACTTTTCCACCCTCGACGGGGCAACTTTTACCAATGTGTTTTCTTCCACCGTCTGGAGCCAGGAAATTCGGTTGCAGTCCCCCGAAAGTGCCAAGGATTTCCAGTGGTTGTTCGGCGCCTACTACGAATCGCGGGAGTTCCAGACCGCCAAGGACGGCTTCAATTTCAATTCGCAGGCACCGCTGGTCTTCGGTGAGGCGGGCATTGCGGGCGCTTCGTTGCTGCGTTCTGCCGATACCGGGGCCCAGACCTATGCCGTCTTCGGCCAGGCGAGCTACAAGCTGGGCCCCGCCTGGACGCTGACGGCGGGCTTGCGCTACGAGACCAATCGGAGCCTCCTGCGCGCTGCTGAGCAGGTCTTCGCGATCCCCGGCCTCCCCGCTACGGCCCTCACCGCCTTCAGCAACGTCGAAAAAAACGGCGATGCCCTTCTGCCGAGGTTCACAGCGGAATACCGCTTCGCGGCCAATGCGATGATCTACGGTAGCCTCGCCCGGGGATACAAACCCCCCGGCGTCAATATCCGCCCCGAAAATACCGACAACACGGCTTTTGAGGCGGAATTTTCCTGGAACTACGAAATCGGCCTCAAATCCGCCTGGTTCGACGATCGATTGGGGGTGAACCTCGCCTTGTTCCACAACCCGGTGAGCAACTATCAGGTGAATCCGCTCGATGCCTTCGGCCTCCCCCGCGGCGTGGCGAACGCGGATGTGGCGATCACCGGCGGGGAATTGGAAGTGCGGGCGAAATTGATCCAGGGGCTCGATCTTACCGCCGGGTTCGGGCTGGCCGATGCCTGGTTTGCCGATTACACCGAGCGCGCGACGGGGCAGAGCTTCAACGGCAAACGGCTGCCTTTCGCGCCGGCACTGACCTACAACGTGGCTGTGCAATACCGCGGGTGGGGCGGTGTGTTTGCCCGGGCGGAACTGGTGGGCCGGGGCAGCACGTACTTCGACGAGGGCAACCGCTTCCGCCAGGATCCCTACGCGCTGGTGAACGCCCGCCTGGGCTACGAGTTCGGCGATTA
- a CDS encoding helix-turn-helix transcriptional regulator translates to MKLHFSVRDIDELFEQLQRQTGAAVHLEDGETVLQLPPPIGEGTIRQIALRPGLLLTLDHYVYPEAVSCELAAHATPSLALSFCTAGHTQGRLAGLRTPFDGCPGQLNLGFVRGLPGVLTYQPRQPLAFVELFIEPEAIYQLSGAQFEQLPKNLRRLIEFPDREGYFAQSRQTTIAMQGAIHQILHCPYWGLTRRLYLESKAIELVALAFEPPAPCGPSPTLRPEQIERICLAKEILLLRLDEPPSLLELARQVGLNDCTLKRGFRQVFATTVFGCLHQQRMERARELLLLGRLNVTEVALSVGYASLSAFNAAFKRRFGVNPGAYRKLP, encoded by the coding sequence GTGAAACTGCACTTTAGCGTCCGCGACATCGACGAGCTGTTCGAGCAGCTCCAGCGGCAAACCGGGGCGGCTGTGCACCTTGAGGATGGCGAAACGGTCCTGCAACTGCCGCCCCCCATCGGCGAAGGCACGATCCGCCAGATAGCTCTGCGCCCCGGGCTGTTGTTGACCCTCGACCACTACGTGTATCCGGAAGCGGTAAGCTGCGAACTAGCGGCACACGCGACGCCGTCGCTGGCTTTGAGTTTTTGCACAGCGGGCCATACCCAGGGCCGCCTCGCAGGGCTGCGCACTCCTTTTGATGGTTGCCCCGGTCAGCTCAACCTGGGATTTGTTCGGGGCTTGCCGGGCGTGCTGACCTATCAACCCCGGCAACCGTTGGCTTTTGTGGAGCTTTTTATCGAGCCGGAGGCCATCTATCAGTTGAGCGGCGCGCAATTCGAGCAACTGCCGAAGAATTTGAGGAGGCTCATCGAATTTCCCGATCGAGAGGGCTACTTCGCCCAATCCCGACAGACGACGATCGCCATGCAAGGCGCAATCCACCAGATTTTGCACTGCCCTTACTGGGGATTGACCCGGCGGCTGTACCTCGAAAGCAAAGCCATCGAACTGGTAGCACTTGCCTTCGAACCGCCTGCGCCCTGCGGGCCGTCGCCCACGTTGCGCCCGGAGCAAATCGAACGGATTTGCCTGGCCAAAGAGATCTTACTGCTGCGGCTTGACGAGCCGCCGTCGTTGCTGGAACTGGCCAGGCAAGTCGGCTTGAACGATTGCACACTGAAGCGCGGATTTCGCCAGGTCTTCGCGACGACGGTCTTCGGCTGCTTGCACCAGCAACGGATGGAGAGGGCGCGGGAGTTGCTCCTCTTAGGGCGGCTGAACGTGACGGAGGTTGCCCTGTCGGTCGGCTACGCCAGCCTCAGTGCGTTCAACGCCGCCTTCAAGCGCCGCTTCGGGGTCAACCCAGGAGCGTACCGCAAGTTGCCGTGA
- a CDS encoding helix-turn-helix transcriptional regulator, with amino-acid sequence MRITISACNFGQFVTAFQELTGCTGRCDGAELTLRWPQQTGEGYYHWLRLRSGIELFICDYQLHQPVTIDAEILEFPALSVGFMVSGHFRSTLPGAADPLIEGQAGQSGLFLLPAHREVSELPAAERLRFVGMSFEPRLIEVVLEGQALPVAPALLPWMAGRESPPFFRLGSITSAMATALDQILHCPFAGVTRQLFLEGKALELVALQLEQTLTDGPSPAAHRRLHSDDIDRIHQARDILIANLEHPPTLLALARQVGLNDYKLKLGFQQVFGTTAFGYLHAHRLEQARRMLAARQINVSTAARAVGYTNLSAFSLAFKRRFGVLPSAWHSRRS; translated from the coding sequence GTGAGAATCACGATTTCGGCGTGCAACTTTGGGCAATTCGTCACCGCTTTTCAGGAGTTGACCGGTTGCACCGGCCGGTGCGACGGTGCCGAGTTGACGCTGCGGTGGCCGCAACAGACAGGCGAAGGTTACTACCACTGGCTCCGGTTGCGCAGCGGCATCGAGCTATTTATCTGCGACTACCAATTGCACCAGCCGGTTACTATCGACGCGGAGATTTTGGAGTTTCCCGCGCTGTCGGTGGGTTTTATGGTCTCGGGCCATTTTCGCAGCACCCTGCCCGGTGCCGCCGATCCTCTCATCGAAGGGCAAGCGGGGCAGAGTGGTCTGTTTTTGTTGCCCGCGCACCGGGAAGTTTCCGAATTACCTGCTGCTGAGCGGCTGCGCTTCGTGGGGATGTCCTTCGAACCGCGTTTGATCGAGGTTGTCCTCGAAGGGCAGGCGTTGCCGGTCGCCCCGGCGCTGCTGCCCTGGATGGCAGGGCGGGAGTCGCCGCCGTTTTTTCGTCTGGGCTCTATTACCTCCGCGATGGCCACCGCCCTCGATCAGATTTTGCACTGCCCGTTTGCGGGGGTGACCCGGCAGCTGTTTCTCGAAGGCAAGGCGCTGGAATTGGTGGCATTGCAACTGGAGCAGACCCTGACCGATGGACCGTCGCCGGCCGCGCACCGTCGGCTGCACAGCGACGACATCGACCGCATCCACCAGGCGCGCGACATCTTGATTGCCAACCTCGAACACCCGCCAACGTTGCTGGCCCTCGCCCGCCAGGTCGGCCTCAACGACTACAAGCTGAAGCTCGGTTTTCAGCAGGTCTTCGGCACGACGGCGTTCGGCTACCTGCACGCCCACCGCCTGGAGCAAGCCCGACGGATGCTGGCGGCCCGGCAAATCAATGTCTCGACCGCCGCCCGCGCCGTGGGCTACACCAACCTCAGCGCCTTCAGCCTCGCCTTCAAGCGCCGCTTCGGGGTGCTGCCGAGTGCCTGGCACTCGCGCCGCAGTTGA
- a CDS encoding Crp/Fnr family transcriptional regulator yields MSEHAIPLQDVEGPGVAPDTGAFRAVGWANGPPVTACYKAGQAIPLAWDSLWLVQRGLVWVRTAQWSGSETLVALVGPRMPIGAMLVPERGACAVHALTDVQLTRVAWQEVHRQPQLAWELNQGSVRLLLQLEALNAIKGLRRVIDRLQEMLVLLVRQCGQESAEGVHLQGRLTHEQLAVAIGCQRVAVTKCFTELKRAGLITVGADRRVCVSRELVHRTALFAVAADTHAQRAVGPA; encoded by the coding sequence ATGAGCGAACACGCAATCCCGCTTCAAGATGTCGAGGGCCCTGGTGTGGCGCCCGATACCGGAGCCTTTCGCGCAGTGGGTTGGGCCAACGGACCGCCCGTCACCGCCTGCTACAAAGCCGGTCAGGCCATCCCGCTTGCCTGGGATTCGCTCTGGCTGGTGCAGCGGGGGCTTGTCTGGGTGCGGACGGCGCAATGGTCCGGCAGCGAGACCCTCGTGGCGCTGGTCGGACCGCGCATGCCAATCGGCGCGATGCTCGTGCCCGAAAGAGGTGCCTGCGCGGTCCACGCCCTGACGGATGTGCAACTGACGCGCGTGGCCTGGCAGGAGGTGCACCGACAGCCCCAACTGGCCTGGGAACTGAATCAAGGTTCGGTGCGGCTGTTGTTGCAGTTGGAGGCGCTCAACGCCATCAAGGGCTTGCGGCGGGTGATCGACCGCCTCCAGGAGATGCTAGTGCTGCTGGTGCGCCAGTGCGGTCAGGAGAGCGCCGAAGGGGTGCACCTGCAGGGGCGGCTGACCCACGAGCAGCTCGCGGTGGCCATCGGCTGCCAGCGGGTCGCCGTCACCAAATGTTTCACAGAACTCAAGCGAGCCGGGCTGATCACCGTGGGGGCGGATCGCCGCGTGTGCGTCAGCCGCGAACTGGTCCACAGGACGGCCCTGTTCGCGGTTGCTGCCGACACCCACGCCCAGCGCGCCGTGGGTCCGGCGTGA
- a CDS encoding class I SAM-dependent methyltransferase: MRALPGVSEGLLFSLCARYLETQRPDGIVFDQKAIEIVHRLNLDCTALAKRNRIWPTQAAVAIRTELLDRAVQRFLQVHPEAVVVNLGAGLCTRYFRVDNGRVRWYELDLPALKRPWSHLFGESDRHRHLGCSVMDFAWMDILQPLRRSPFLFVAEGLLMYLTECEARQLVACLGAAFPCAELLAEAVSPVVVERHDRTEAASFRWGIDRGSHLEGWSGGVEFLQEWYYLDYYPQRWGWLRLLRHLPAVRRSMKIIHIRYR, from the coding sequence ATGCGGGCTCTGCCGGGGGTGTCTGAGGGTCTGCTGTTCTCCTTGTGCGCCCGCTACCTGGAGACGCAGCGGCCGGACGGCATCGTCTTCGACCAGAAAGCCATCGAGATTGTCCACAGGTTGAACCTCGATTGCACCGCCCTGGCCAAGCGCAACCGCATCTGGCCCACGCAGGCGGCCGTCGCCATCCGCACCGAGCTCCTCGATCGCGCGGTGCAGCGGTTTTTGCAGGTCCATCCCGAGGCGGTGGTCGTCAACCTGGGAGCGGGGCTTTGCACGCGCTACTTTCGGGTGGACAACGGCCGGGTGCGCTGGTACGAACTGGACCTGCCGGCCCTAAAGCGGCCGTGGAGCCACCTGTTCGGCGAGAGCGACCGCCATCGGCATCTGGGCTGCTCGGTGATGGATTTTGCCTGGATGGATATCCTGCAGCCGCTGCGCCGCTCGCCGTTTCTGTTTGTCGCGGAGGGTCTGCTGATGTATCTGACGGAGTGCGAAGCCCGGCAACTGGTCGCTTGCCTGGGAGCCGCCTTTCCTTGTGCCGAATTGCTGGCGGAGGCCGTCAGCCCGGTTGTCGTCGAGCGCCACGACCGGACCGAGGCCGCTTCCTTTCGCTGGGGTATCGACCGCGGCAGCCACCTGGAAGGCTGGAGCGGCGGGGTCGAGTTCCTGCAGGAATGGTACTACCTGGACTACTACCCGCAGCGCTGGGGGTGGCTGCGGCTGCTGCGCCATTTGCCCGCGGTGCGCCGGTCGATGAAAATCATCCACATCCGCTACCGTTAG
- a CDS encoding ABC transporter ATP-binding protein: MLVDFGFDLAGRTDPRLWRGLALSVLQALVGVVPYLVLYFALEAVFAGRATDALAWGSAAILGLCLLLVWVVRAHAMLDNFAATYALVCDMRLRLADHLGRLPMGFFTRRRTGALADVLTGDFAIYTEVVTHTWGLVVANLALPVCIAGVLFLTDWRLALLAVATLPFALLGAIWSQRLLVRAGLKLTIAKADTVGRLVEYIQGIAVLRAFGRTGAKHAALSASLAQLEKQSLRTELAPAPALLLYGFTVELGFTIAAVAGAWMLTGGTLSPAVYLLFLVLSLRFYKSLGELGIYLAELRFASATIGRIRAYFGEPEQPEPATPNAPAGGDVVFDDVSFAYEEQTVLSQVSAAMCPGTLTALVGPSGSGKSTVAHLTTRLWDVDSGSIRIGGVDVREMAMATLQQHIGLVFQEVYLFRDTVLNNIRLGRPDATAEQVLAAAKAAHAHAFILDLPQGYDTILGEGGYSLSGGQRQRLSIARALLKDAPILILDEATASVDLDNERLIQEAIAQLARGRTVIVIAHRLWTVQHADQILYFECGRIVERGTHAELLDLENGRYRRQWQAQQQARGWRIGGATLLQLQPGSRSLLSDEPAEI; this comes from the coding sequence ATGCTGGTTGATTTTGGGTTCGATCTGGCCGGACGCACCGATCCCCGGTTGTGGCGCGGCCTGGCCCTCAGCGTGCTGCAGGCGCTGGTGGGTGTGGTGCCGTACCTGGTGCTGTATTTTGCCCTGGAGGCCGTGTTTGCCGGCCGGGCCACCGACGCGCTGGCCTGGGGGTCGGCAGCGATCTTGGGCCTCTGCCTGCTGCTGGTGTGGGTGGTGCGCGCCCACGCGATGCTCGACAATTTTGCGGCCACCTATGCGCTCGTTTGCGACATGCGCCTGCGCCTGGCCGACCATTTGGGCCGCTTGCCGATGGGCTTTTTCACCCGCCGCCGCACCGGGGCGCTGGCGGATGTGCTGACCGGAGACTTCGCCATCTACACCGAGGTCGTCACCCACACCTGGGGTCTGGTGGTCGCCAATCTGGCCCTGCCGGTGTGCATTGCCGGGGTGCTCTTTCTGACCGACTGGCGCCTGGCGCTTTTGGCGGTGGCCACGCTCCCCTTCGCGCTGCTTGGGGCGATTTGGAGCCAGCGGCTGCTGGTGCGCGCCGGGCTGAAGCTGACGATCGCCAAGGCCGACACGGTCGGGCGGCTGGTCGAATACATCCAGGGAATCGCCGTGCTGCGCGCCTTCGGCCGCACGGGCGCAAAACATGCGGCCCTTTCGGCGAGCCTCGCGCAGCTCGAAAAGCAGAGCCTGCGCACAGAACTTGCTCCCGCCCCCGCCCTGCTCCTTTACGGTTTCACCGTCGAACTGGGCTTCACGATCGCAGCGGTGGCCGGCGCCTGGATGCTCACCGGCGGGACTCTTTCTCCGGCGGTCTATCTGTTGTTTCTGGTGCTCTCGCTGCGGTTTTACAAATCGCTTGGCGAACTGGGCATCTACCTGGCCGAGTTGCGCTTTGCCTCCGCCACCATCGGGCGCATCCGCGCATACTTCGGCGAACCCGAACAGCCCGAACCTGCAACACCGAACGCGCCCGCCGGTGGCGATGTGGTCTTCGACGATGTCTCGTTCGCCTACGAAGAGCAGACGGTCTTGAGCCAGGTGTCGGCGGCGATGTGCCCGGGGACGCTGACCGCCCTGGTCGGCCCCTCCGGCTCGGGCAAATCCACCGTCGCCCATTTAACCACCCGGCTTTGGGATGTGGACTCGGGTTCTATCCGCATCGGCGGCGTCGATGTGCGCGAGATGGCCATGGCCACTCTCCAACAGCACATCGGCCTGGTTTTCCAGGAGGTGTACTTGTTTCGCGACACGGTGCTGAACAACATCCGCCTCGGCCGTCCCGACGCTACCGCCGAACAGGTGCTTGCCGCCGCCAAGGCCGCCCACGCCCATGCATTCATCCTGGATCTGCCGCAGGGCTACGACACGATCCTGGGTGAGGGCGGCTACAGCCTTTCCGGTGGGCAGCGCCAGCGCCTCAGCATCGCCCGCGCCCTGCTCAAAGACGCCCCGATTCTCATCCTCGACGAAGCGACCGCAAGCGTCGATCTTGACAACGAGCGGCTCATCCAGGAGGCGATCGCCCAACTGGCCAGGGGACGCACGGTGATCGTGATTGCCCATCGACTCTGGACTGTCCAGCACGCCGATCAGATCCTCTACTTTGAGTGCGGCCGCATCGTCGAGCGCGGCACCCACGCCGAACTGCTCGACCTCGAAAATGGTCGCTACCGCCGCCAGTGGCAGGCGCAGCAGCAGGCACGGGGTTGGAGGATCGGCGGAGCTACTCTATTGCAGTTGCAGCCCGGCAGCCGATCGCTGCTCTCCGATGAGCCCGCTGAGATCTAA